Below is a genomic region from Ketogulonicigenium vulgare WSH-001.
CAAAGGCGAGTCGATCGAGGTGATCTTTCCGGCCAGCGGCACGGTGATCGCGCCCCGCCCGGTGATGATCATGGAATGGTCGCAAAATCAGGATGATGCTAAGGCCTTCGTCGATTACATCCTGTCGGATGCGGGTCAGGCGATTGTCGCGGGCCAGAACCTGATGCCCGCGCGCAGCGATGTGGCGGCAAACCGTCCGCTGATCGCCGATCTGACGATTCTGCCGATTGATGCGGCTGCGGTCTATGCTTCGCGCGGCGAGACTTTGGCCACTTTCGCCGAAACCTTCGCGCAGTAAGTTCGCACAGTAAGAAAGACAAAGCATGGCCAAGACGCAGTCGCAGACCAGTCCCGTTGTCATTCTGGCAGCGGCGGGGCTGTTGGTCGTGGTGGCCGTGCCTTTCCTGTTCATCCTGCTGCAAGCGGTCTATCCGCAACTGGGGCGCGGCTCGCTGGCTGCGCCTTTTAGCGCGCTTGCGGCGGCTTTTGCAGATCCGAAACTGATCGGCATGACCGGCAATACGCTGTTGCTGGGGGTGGCGGTCGCACTGCTTTCTGCGCTGGTTGCCGTGCCGCTGGCGGTGATGCGCGCGCTGTTTCGCGTGCCGGGGGCGCTGCTGTGGGATGTATTATTCCTGATCCCCTTTATGATCCCGCCCTATATCGCGACGCTGGGCTGGATCATGACGCTGCAACCGCGCGGCTATCTGTATCAGCTGCTGGGCTTTGATCTGGCGGGGTTTTTGTTCTCGGTTCCCGGCATTGTTTTCGTGATGATGCTGAACGCTTTTCCGGTGATCTATTTTGCCGTCTCGCGCACGGTCGAGGCGGTAGGCGCGCGTTACGCCGATGTCGGCCGTGTGTTTGGCGCGACGCCGCTGCGCGCGTTTTGGCGGATCACATTGCCGCTGTCGACGCCCGGGCTTGCCGCCAGCCTGCTGTTGGTCTTTTCCATGGCGATTGAGGAATATGGCACCCCCGCCGCGCTGGGGCGTCGCGCCGGATTCGACGTGCTGGTGACGGCAATTGACTTGCGCGTTTCGGACTGGCCGATTGACCTGCCGGGGGCTGCGATCCTGTCACTGGTGCTGGTCGCGCTGTCGTTTGGCGCCTTCTTGCTGCAACGCTGGATTCTGACGCGCAAGAATTGGCAGACCACCACCGGCAAACCGCAAGGCGGCGCGAAAAGGGCGCTGGGGCCGTGGACTGTTCCGGTCGTTGCGCTGTTCGCGCTTGTCGGCTTTGTCGCCACGATCCTGCCGCTGCTGGCCATTCTGGCGACGGCCCTGAGCCGCACGATCTCGGGCGGGCTGGCGTGGCAGAATATGGGGCTCAACAATTTTGCGGCGATCCTGACGGATAGCACCGGCGCGCTGCGCGCCCTTGGCACCAGCCTGACGCTGGGCGTGGCGACCGCGCTATTTGCGGGGCTGCTGGGGGCGGTCTCGGCCTATGCGGTGGTGAAATCGCGGGCCAGGGGCAGGGGGCTGCTGGATGTGTTGACGATCCTGCCATCGGCCTTGCCGGGAATCGTGGTGGCGGTCGGGCTGATCCTGGCGTGGAACCAGCCTTGGCTGCCGATGACGCCCTATAACACTGTTTTCATACTGCTTTTGGCCTATTGCTGCATCCTGCTGCCGCAGCCGGTGCGTTATGCGACGGCCGCCTTCCATCAGGTGGGCGACAACCTCGAGGCCGCGGCCCGCGTTTTTGGCGCCCGTCCCATGGTGGCGTTCCGGCGCATCCTGCTGCCGCTGATCGCGCCCAGCCTGCTGGCGTCGATGCTGCTTGTCTTTGCGGTGGCAACGCGCGAACTTGTGGCCTCGGTCGTGGTGGCGCCGGTCGGCGTGCGCACCATTTCGACCTATATCTGGCGGCAATTCGAACAAGGCTCGGTGGGTTTGGGCATGGCAATGGCCTTTGTAACGATCATCATCACCACAGCACTGCCGCTGATCGTGCTGTCGCTGATGGGGCGGCGGGGGAACCTGTTGTGACGCTGATCGCGCAGCTGACCGATCTGCATCTGCGCGCGGATGGGGCCGATCCGTTCCATGATCCCTATCAGGCCACGCGCGACGCCTTTGCGGCGATCCGCGCGCTGGATGTGCAGCCCGATGCCATAGTGCTGACCGGCGATATCAATGACCACAGCACCAGTGATTACGGCCCCGCGCTGGCGCTGCTGCACGCGGCGCCCGTGCCCGTGCTGCCGATGCCCGGAAATCACGACGACCCCGACGCCTTTCGCGCTGCATTCCAAAATTGGGCCGATTTCGCCCCCGATCATCTGAGCTTTACCGCGGATCTTGGTGATCTGCATCTGATCACGCTGGAAACGACGCTGCCAAACGGCCTGCCGGGGCTAGAGGCGCGCCATCTTGCGTGGCTAGATGCGCAACTGCGCGCCGCGTCAAAACCGGTGCTGCTGGCGCTGCACCACCCGCCATTCCCCACCGGCCTGCCGCATCTGGAGCGGCATGGGTTTGCGGGGCGGGCGGTGCTGGCGGATATGCTACAAACGGGCCAGATCGTGCGGCTCATCGCAGGTCACAGCCATCGCGCCATCAGCGCCCTGTGGCAGGGCGTGTCGTGCAGTACCGCACCAGCCATTGGGCATGGGTTGGGGCTGTCGTTTTCGGGCGCGGCACCGCACCGGCCAATGGCAACGACGCCAAGGTTAGAGCTGCACCACTGGCAAGGCGCGCAGATGATCAGCCATACGGTTTCACTGCCACGATGAAATCAGACTGGTGACCCCGGGTGGATTCGAACCACCGACCTACCGCTTAGGAGGCGGTCGCTCTATCCCCTGAGCTACGGGGCCGTCCAGCACCCTCCCTTGTCCTCATTTTCAGGCAAAGGTCAATTGCTGCCCCAAATTCGGTATGCAGCGGTCTATGAAAACAGCGGGCTAGGCGCTAATGTCATTCGAATGACGAAGCCCGAGGATCTAACGTGACACGACCGCGCCAGCGACTACTGACTCTGCGTGATGTTTCTGAAGCCTCGGGCGTCAGCGAAATGACCGTCAGCCGCGTGCTGCGCGGCAAGGGCGACGTATCCGAGGCCACGCGCCTGAAAGTGCAGGAGGCCGCCCGCCGCCTTGGCTATGTGCCCAACAAGATCGCAGGCGCGCTGGCGTCGCAGCGCGTCAATCTGGTCGCGGTGGTGATCCCGTCACTTGGAAACCTGGTGTTCCCCGAAGTGCTATCGGGCATTTCCGAGGCCCTGGACGGCACCGGCCTGCAGCCTGTCGTCGGTGTCACCGATTATTCGCCTGAAAAAGAGGAAAAAGTCCTGTTCGAGATGCTGTCATGGCGTCCCGCCGGTGTGATTATCGCGGGGCTCGAGCATACCGAGGCCAGCGTCGCCATGATGAAACGCGCTGGCATCCCCGTGGTCGAGGTGCTGGACGTGGATGGCGAGCCGGTTGATGCGATGGTTGGTATTTCCCAGCGCCGCGCGGGTCAAAAGATGGGCGATGCCATCGCCGCCGCCGGTTACAAGCGGATCGGCTTTGTCGGCACCGGGATGGAACATGACCTGCGCGCCCGCAAACGTCTTGAGGGCTTTGAAACCGCGATTGCCGCGCATGGCCTGTCGATTGCGGATCGCACGATCTATGCCGGATCCTCCGCGCTGGCCAAGGGGCGCGAGGAAACCGTCCGCCTGCTGCAGCGGACGCCGGATCTCGATTTCATCTATTATGCCAATGACATGGTCGGCGCGGGCGGATTGCTGGAACTGATCGCGCGGGGTCGCGATATTCCGGGCGATATCGGTCTTGCCGGGTTCAACAATATTGAATTGCTGGATGGTCTGCCGCTGCGCCTTGCCACGATGGACGCCTGCCGCCGCGAGGCGGGTCAAAAAGCGGCCGAGATTATCGCCGCGCGCCACATCGACCCGAAAATGGAAGGGGGCCAGCGCGTGACGCTGACCCCCGTCTTGCAAAAGGGGCAGACCCTGCGGCCCGCCCGCTAAGGGTTTACTGGGCCTTCGCCAGCTCGGCGTCCAGAATGGCCGCCAGGTTCTCATAGCTCATATTGCCGTATTGCTGGCCGTTGATGAACAGCGTCGGCGTTGCGGTGACATTGTCACGCTCGGCATTTTCGGTGAACCAGCCGACCAGACCTTCGGCCAAGGCTTGGTCCGCCATGCAGGCGTCGATGGCGGCATCGCTCATGCCCGCCTCGCGGCCGATGGCGCGCAGGTTGTTGGCAATCTCGGCAGGGTCGCCGCTGCCGATCCAGCCTTGCTGGTTTTCATACAGCAGGTCGTTGATGCCAAAGAAACGGGTATTGTTGTCGCCGCAGCGCGCAATCATCGAGGCCCACAGACCAAAGCGGTCGAAATACACTTCGCGGAACACGAAACGCACCTTGCCGGTGTCGATGTAGTTCTCTTTCAGCTGCTGATACTGGTTGTTGTGAAAGTTGGCGCAATGCGGGCAGGTGAAGGACGCGTATTCGATAAAGGTGATCGGCGCGTCCTCGGCACCGACGGCCATCTCGGTGATGGCAGGCGCGGCAGCCTCGGTCGTGGCGGCGGCGTCCTGTGCCATGGCAGTGCCTGCATAAAAGCTGCCTGCAAGTGCAATGGCGGCCGCGGTGGCGGCGTTACGGATGATGGTCATAGGTTCCCCTTGGGCTTGCCTTTTGATTTGACGAGAACATTGGCCGCAAGCGCCTCAAGCGCAAGTCGCAAACCCGTGTCCTGAACAGAATGTGTAATACCTGCAGCTGCGCGTTGAACTTCGGGTGATTTTGCGGGCGGGGCGAGGGGCGGCGCCGGTGAAAACGCGGCCTGACCCTCGGCAAAACCGGTGGCGGCGGTTTGGGTGATCAAAACCTTGGCGATGGCATTATAGCCATAGACGGCATTCACGCGCTGGCGGATCGCGTCGCGCTGCATATCCAGCATCGGGGCCTGCGCGCCGGTGGTCAGCAGCACCAGCGTCGCGCCAACGCCGCCACGGCCATAGTTGATCTTGACGGGCCGACAGGTCGCGGCCAGCGCGCTACCTACGGTTTCGGGCCAATGCGTCAGCAGGCGGACGACGGCAAAGCCACGCTCTTCGCTGGCATTGCGGATCTGCGGCGCGACCAGCGCGCCGGTCAGTCGGAATTTGCTGCCTGATCTGGGTTTCATGGCGTGATAATACGGCCAAGACTGGCCTTTGGCCAAGGGATCTGTCAAAGAAATCCGCTAAATTCTATGCGTGCAGCGTAAAGGCAGGGGCCGATTGTCCGTAAAAGACATGATCGTCGAATCCGACCAACTTCTGGACTGGTATGACCGCCATGCGCGGGTAATGCCCTGGCGCGTCTCGCCCGCTGATCGCAAGGCGGGGGTGCGCCCGAACCCCTATCACGTCTGGATGTCCGAGGTGATGCTGCAACAGACCACCGTTGCCGCCGTGCGCGACTATCATGTGAAATTCACCACCCTTTGGCCAACCGTGCA
It encodes:
- a CDS encoding ABC transporter permease, whose protein sequence is MAKTQSQTSPVVILAAAGLLVVVAVPFLFILLQAVYPQLGRGSLAAPFSALAAAFADPKLIGMTGNTLLLGVAVALLSALVAVPLAVMRALFRVPGALLWDVLFLIPFMIPPYIATLGWIMTLQPRGYLYQLLGFDLAGFLFSVPGIVFVMMLNAFPVIYFAVSRTVEAVGARYADVGRVFGATPLRAFWRITLPLSTPGLAASLLLVFSMAIEEYGTPAALGRRAGFDVLVTAIDLRVSDWPIDLPGAAILSLVLVALSFGAFLLQRWILTRKNWQTTTGKPQGGAKRALGPWTVPVVALFALVGFVATILPLLAILATALSRTISGGLAWQNMGLNNFAAILTDSTGALRALGTSLTLGVATALFAGLLGAVSAYAVVKSRARGRGLLDVLTILPSALPGIVVAVGLILAWNQPWLPMTPYNTVFILLLAYCCILLPQPVRYATAAFHQVGDNLEAAARVFGARPMVAFRRILLPLIAPSLLASMLLVFAVATRELVASVVVAPVGVRTISTYIWRQFEQGSVGLGMAMAFVTIIITTALPLIVLSLMGRRGNLL
- a CDS encoding DsbA family protein, yielding MTIIRNAATAAAIALAGSFYAGTAMAQDAAATTEAAAPAITEMAVGAEDAPITFIEYASFTCPHCANFHNNQYQQLKENYIDTGKVRFVFREVYFDRFGLWASMIARCGDNNTRFFGINDLLYENQQGWIGSGDPAEIANNLRAIGREAGMSDAAIDACMADQALAEGLVGWFTENAERDNVTATPTLFINGQQYGNMSYENLAAILDAELAKAQ
- a CDS encoding DUF721 domain-containing protein; this translates as MKPRSGSKFRLTGALVAPQIRNASEERGFAVVRLLTHWPETVGSALAATCRPVKINYGRGGVGATLVLLTTGAQAPMLDMQRDAIRQRVNAVYGYNAIAKVLITQTAATGFAEGQAAFSPAPPLAPPAKSPEVQRAAAGITHSVQDTGLRLALEALAANVLVKSKGKPKGNL
- a CDS encoding LacI family DNA-binding transcriptional regulator, with the translated sequence MTRPRQRLLTLRDVSEASGVSEMTVSRVLRGKGDVSEATRLKVQEAARRLGYVPNKIAGALASQRVNLVAVVIPSLGNLVFPEVLSGISEALDGTGLQPVVGVTDYSPEKEEKVLFEMLSWRPAGVIIAGLEHTEASVAMMKRAGIPVVEVLDVDGEPVDAMVGISQRRAGQKMGDAIAAAGYKRIGFVGTGMEHDLRARKRLEGFETAIAAHGLSIADRTIYAGSSALAKGREETVRLLQRTPDLDFIYYANDMVGAGGLLELIARGRDIPGDIGLAGFNNIELLDGLPLRLATMDACRREAGQKAAEIIAARHIDPKMEGGQRVTLTPVLQKGQTLRPAR
- a CDS encoding metallophosphoesterase; protein product: MTLIAQLTDLHLRADGADPFHDPYQATRDAFAAIRALDVQPDAIVLTGDINDHSTSDYGPALALLHAAPVPVLPMPGNHDDPDAFRAAFQNWADFAPDHLSFTADLGDLHLITLETTLPNGLPGLEARHLAWLDAQLRAASKPVLLALHHPPFPTGLPHLERHGFAGRAVLADMLQTGQIVRLIAGHSHRAISALWQGVSCSTAPAIGHGLGLSFSGAAPHRPMATTPRLELHHWQGAQMISHTVSLPR